The following coding sequences lie in one Myxococcales bacterium genomic window:
- a CDS encoding cellobiose phosphorylase, which translates to MTTGASASTLDAAASAVAESQRNVRRVVSAGRGRSTLPPFGPSLEGLHKHLATRGAFDATLQRPAEWFLDNYYIVRRVARQVAHDLPLGFIRHLPQLASGPDEGLLRIDALARELIGRKGIELDRSKLGCFVAAYQKVVPLSIAELWALPTMLRASVLHSLLSFFAELKVPLDVSHDRAMSVGGGRAPTDSPAVDPSVGVERAIRNLRMLAEMNWQVFFEEHSCVEAVLQSDPANVYSQMDFDTCDEYRKAVEELAWNTGVPEEDVANQAILLARNAARDPRHGHVGFYLVGEGRRALEAQIGFEPTGSERVRRFVRRFPTLTYLLPLATLTVAPLLVVGWYAAYTSHATWSPLSKVAVLLACLLAVPPLWSVAAVVVHFVFARLLPPRSLPKLDYSEGIPDHARTLIVVPTLLARAEDVRDMLWQIELHYLSNPDPMLGFVLLTDYLDATEAREDSELLESAAEGIRRLNTKHGEGENGPFLLLHREPRWNPAEGHFMGWERKRGKLEELNRLLRGDKDTTFARSVGDPERLRRIRFVITLDSDSELPMGAAKRLIGLLAHPLNQATFDETTGRVSAGYTVVQPRLATSPTSVLSTRFAQIFAGNTGFDIYTHASSELYQDLFGSGIYCGKGIYDVDAFTRSLKGRVPENTLASHDLFEGIHGRAALASDIVLYEQYPSHYGTYARRMHRWVRGDWQLWPWLLPRVPSSGEGRLRNRLAPIDRWKIVDNLRRSLVGPCLWLLLVVGWTVLPLSPLFVTSFALGALLAPLMPAFAERGRRREALARCALAITFVLHEATVVLDAIARVAVRTTITRKHLLQWTSAANTALELSSRSLRSALWLDMFFSPLLAIAIAMLVGWLRPTALFCAAPVLLAWSLSPEIARWISMPRPLQSAPLDREDESRMRLLARRTWLFFETFVGPLDQWLPVDNYQEAPREQTAHRTSPTNIGLMLLSTLSAYDLGYMGPRELALRLRRSFDSIARLTHYRGHLLNWYETKNLEPLLPRYVSTVDSGNFAGCLLALKQGCRDAAYGPVIPAQAWRGLGDSLALVEDSLASLEIRADPSKASPESKAASSALQAILARMHEHVDGSADASMTTAYGRVVTLCDEMSKDLNRVLLTLLQTGVYRHEVDHLHALRTAMECLEQDLQQLRRELDSAVPWLSLAKEPAGRALDLSTHLRLDEVPAAAQRFSTELETWESEQRCSGPLPGEVESSIARLREAFEQGGKNAQALQDELLSLADRADREAYAMDFRLLFDSERKLLHIGYHVTADKADPHYYDLLASEARLASYFAIIKRDVPESHWYALGRPMTRVDGGPTLLSWGGTMFEYLMPSLLMRSRKGTLIEQSTELAVKAQMAYAAANGVPWGISESAYARLDAHQTYQYRSFGVPGLGFQRELEDDLTITPYASVLAMSIRPRDVAQNVARLYSMGMGGTYGLYEAIDFLPEPPLGSTTQSYAIVRSYMAHHQGMLLMALNNYLNGQIMVERFHAEPLVSSGEMLLNERAPTATPAEWPLAVSTDHEADDETAPQLPASTPWSPEAQGRPQAFVFGNGRLSTILTARGGGGLRWQGLALTRYQPDSTCDGDGVWFYIHDKDRGNTWLATSEQGRTTYAAHKADFHQRAHGISVHVAIAVAPTDDVELRRVTLHNESDRSRHLSLTSAGEPVLLNPADAATHPAFGRMFIESEYVGELDALVFTRRLRSDKEGRAVLVHRLVWESSAVKFGGYQTDRSDFFGRCRGAREPRWLAEDARTSRGRVGDVIDPWLALTADVTLAPNQSATFAFVTTVARSRSTAVALAAQYGSMQAVRWAFQDAKRQSPARLARAGIDPDLLPPVQRLLSAILFVDPTFRAQSGAGPNADAPRPCKNAFWGQGISGDLPIVVMRVHEPVAKLVHDVVLAQRYLRSCGVALDLVIMDEEPSGYLTDGVGTLRNALAQLDVDGWLDRRGGIHVLSVDRLDDQASRRLLATARAVFDTRKGSLADQTGRHRHRPPGLPRFEPTLVRETIAPPGLARAALLFDNGIGGFSEDGQEYIIPVHPGQPTPAPWCNVLANPEFGCIVSESSLGSTWSENAGENRLTPWRNDPVFDTPSEVLYLRDEETAAVWSATPLPAGGDVETRVHHGIGYTTYVRESHGLKQELTIFVPQNASLKVARLRLKNTRPRHRRITATYYAEWVLGALREEQNAYIESELERDNACLLATCDWNAEFAGRFAFLASELEVHGFTTDRTEFLGRSGNYALPDALTRWGLSGSVENGGDSCGALQVHVELGAAEGLHDEVVTHFVLGQAPSRAEAIAMARRFRRKEAVDAAWHELGPFWDDLLGSIRVKTPSPSMDLLLNRWLLYQTVSSRIFGRTAFYQSSGAFGFRDQLQDVLALLHTAPDRARAHILDAAAHQFEEGDVLHWWHPPSGRGVRTRCSDDMAWLPYVTASYVAATGDESILSERVPFLKGEPLTDNEHDRYAEFPKSPEVKSLLEHCRRALYRALTSGAHGLPLMAGGDWNDGMNRVGEKGHGESVWLAWFLCATMNRFADVCESAQSTPAEASEWRVRAESLRAAIEASAWDGGWYVRAFHDDGSLVGSKTERECTIDSIAQSWAVLSAVGDEERAKIAMRAAEEQLVREKDRLVLLLRPPFDVTVHDPGYIRSYPPGVRENGGQYTHAATWLGWAHAALGDGHGAARIFDLINPILCTQSLVDSERYRAEPYVLAGDVYSNKSWVGRGGWSWYTGSAAWAYRLGIEAILGLRKENGQLCIDPCIPPEWKGFEAWIRLGVEEVHIVVENPDAVSRGISSIMLDGIPLDSNRLDPSSISGKSSHEVRVRLGGIGQGLGASIVRRSDCTA; encoded by the coding sequence ATGACAACCGGCGCAAGCGCATCCACGCTCGACGCTGCCGCAAGCGCTGTCGCCGAATCGCAGCGCAACGTGCGGCGCGTAGTAAGTGCGGGAAGGGGCCGATCAACCCTGCCCCCCTTCGGGCCCTCCCTCGAGGGCCTGCACAAACATCTGGCCACGAGAGGCGCCTTTGACGCTACGCTTCAAAGACCAGCGGAGTGGTTTCTCGACAACTACTACATCGTCCGTCGTGTCGCGCGCCAAGTCGCGCACGATCTTCCCCTTGGTTTTATACGGCATCTGCCCCAACTCGCATCAGGGCCCGACGAAGGCCTATTACGAATCGATGCGCTCGCGCGCGAGCTCATCGGGAGGAAGGGTATCGAACTTGATCGCTCAAAGCTTGGCTGCTTTGTCGCCGCGTACCAAAAGGTAGTACCCCTCAGCATTGCTGAGCTCTGGGCGTTGCCTACGATGCTACGCGCCTCAGTGCTCCACAGCCTTCTTTCTTTTTTTGCCGAACTCAAGGTGCCCCTTGACGTGTCACACGACCGCGCAATGTCGGTCGGCGGTGGTCGTGCACCGACTGACAGCCCGGCTGTGGATCCTTCCGTAGGCGTGGAGCGTGCGATTCGCAATCTACGCATGCTCGCAGAGATGAACTGGCAGGTGTTCTTCGAAGAGCACAGTTGTGTCGAGGCAGTGCTTCAGAGTGATCCGGCAAATGTCTATTCGCAGATGGACTTCGATACCTGCGATGAATATCGCAAGGCGGTCGAAGAGCTTGCGTGGAACACGGGAGTACCTGAGGAAGATGTCGCGAATCAAGCGATCCTTTTGGCACGGAACGCCGCCCGAGATCCGCGGCACGGCCATGTGGGATTTTATTTGGTTGGAGAGGGCCGGAGGGCGCTCGAGGCACAGATCGGTTTCGAGCCCACGGGATCTGAGCGCGTGCGCCGCTTCGTGAGGCGGTTTCCTACGCTCACATACCTCTTGCCGCTCGCGACGCTCACCGTAGCGCCGCTGCTTGTGGTGGGATGGTATGCCGCTTACACATCTCATGCGACCTGGTCCCCGCTATCCAAGGTCGCGGTCCTGCTCGCTTGTCTGCTCGCTGTTCCGCCACTTTGGTCCGTCGCTGCCGTGGTCGTACACTTTGTGTTTGCGAGACTGCTCCCGCCACGCAGTCTACCCAAGCTCGACTACTCCGAGGGGATACCTGATCATGCCCGCACCCTCATTGTGGTCCCCACGCTGCTTGCACGGGCTGAGGACGTGCGCGACATGCTGTGGCAGATCGAGCTTCACTATCTGTCGAACCCCGATCCGATGCTTGGTTTCGTGCTGCTCACCGATTACCTCGATGCGACTGAAGCGCGGGAAGACAGTGAGCTTCTCGAAAGTGCCGCCGAGGGCATCAGAAGGCTCAACACCAAGCACGGCGAGGGCGAGAATGGGCCGTTTCTACTTCTTCACCGCGAGCCGCGCTGGAATCCGGCCGAGGGTCATTTCATGGGATGGGAACGTAAGCGGGGCAAGCTCGAGGAGCTAAACCGGCTCTTGCGTGGCGACAAGGACACGACGTTCGCGCGCAGCGTCGGTGATCCCGAGCGGCTCCGCCGCATTCGTTTCGTCATAACTCTTGACAGCGACAGTGAGCTGCCGATGGGCGCCGCAAAGCGGCTGATTGGCCTTCTCGCGCATCCCTTGAATCAGGCGACTTTCGACGAGACCACGGGCCGGGTCAGCGCCGGGTACACGGTCGTGCAGCCGCGCTTGGCAACGTCCCCCACGAGCGTCCTCTCAACGCGCTTTGCTCAGATCTTCGCGGGCAACACAGGCTTTGACATCTACACCCATGCATCTTCTGAGCTTTATCAAGATCTGTTTGGCTCCGGCATTTACTGTGGCAAAGGTATTTACGACGTCGACGCGTTCACTCGCAGTCTAAAGGGTCGAGTGCCGGAAAACACGCTCGCGAGCCATGATCTGTTCGAGGGCATACACGGGCGTGCCGCTCTCGCCTCCGACATTGTTCTGTATGAGCAGTACCCCTCCCACTACGGAACGTATGCGCGGCGGATGCACAGGTGGGTCCGCGGTGACTGGCAGCTCTGGCCGTGGCTACTTCCGCGCGTGCCATCTTCGGGCGAAGGCCGTCTGCGGAACCGACTCGCTCCCATCGATCGTTGGAAGATCGTCGACAACCTGAGACGCAGCCTCGTCGGGCCGTGCCTATGGCTGCTGCTGGTGGTTGGTTGGACCGTGTTGCCTTTGAGCCCTCTCTTCGTCACCTCGTTCGCGTTGGGTGCCTTGCTGGCCCCGCTCATGCCGGCGTTCGCCGAACGGGGAAGACGCCGCGAGGCTCTCGCACGCTGTGCACTGGCTATCACTTTCGTCCTGCACGAAGCGACCGTTGTCCTCGATGCGATTGCCCGTGTGGCGGTCCGGACCACCATCACGCGTAAGCACTTGCTCCAATGGACCAGCGCTGCAAACACGGCGCTTGAGTTGTCGAGCCGGTCCTTGCGCAGTGCGCTTTGGCTTGACATGTTTTTCTCCCCCCTGTTGGCGATCGCAATCGCCATGCTAGTCGGGTGGCTCAGACCGACGGCGCTCTTTTGCGCGGCACCGGTCCTGTTGGCCTGGTCTCTTTCGCCGGAGATCGCGCGCTGGATTAGCATGCCACGGCCGCTGCAGAGCGCCCCGCTCGATAGAGAGGATGAAAGCCGCATGCGTCTCTTGGCGCGAAGAACTTGGCTGTTCTTCGAGACATTTGTAGGGCCGCTCGACCAGTGGCTTCCCGTCGATAACTACCAAGAGGCTCCCAGAGAGCAAACCGCGCATCGCACATCACCGACGAACATCGGATTGATGTTGCTTTCGACGCTGTCGGCATATGACTTAGGTTATATGGGACCGCGGGAGCTCGCTCTGCGTTTGCGCCGCTCGTTCGACAGCATTGCTCGATTGACCCACTATCGCGGCCATTTGCTAAACTGGTATGAAACGAAGAATCTAGAGCCGCTCTTGCCGCGTTACGTATCCACAGTCGACAGTGGAAACTTCGCCGGCTGTCTGTTGGCTCTCAAACAAGGTTGTCGTGACGCCGCATACGGCCCTGTCATCCCTGCCCAAGCTTGGCGGGGCCTTGGCGACTCGCTTGCTCTCGTCGAGGACAGCCTGGCAAGCCTGGAGATACGTGCTGACCCATCGAAGGCCAGTCCGGAAAGCAAAGCTGCCTCAAGTGCGCTTCAGGCGATCTTAGCGCGCATGCACGAGCATGTCGACGGTAGCGCAGATGCATCGATGACCACGGCGTACGGCAGGGTTGTGACCTTGTGCGACGAAATGTCGAAGGACCTCAACCGCGTCCTCTTGACGCTTTTGCAAACTGGAGTGTATCGGCACGAAGTTGACCATCTGCATGCGCTTCGAACAGCGATGGAATGCCTCGAACAAGACCTGCAACAGTTGCGGCGCGAGCTCGACTCCGCGGTCCCATGGTTGTCCCTAGCCAAAGAGCCCGCTGGGCGCGCGCTCGATCTGTCCACCCATTTGCGGCTCGACGAGGTCCCGGCAGCGGCACAGCGGTTTTCTACCGAGCTCGAGACGTGGGAGTCCGAGCAGCGTTGCTCGGGCCCGCTGCCTGGCGAGGTGGAGAGCTCGATCGCGCGCCTGCGCGAGGCGTTTGAGCAGGGCGGCAAAAACGCACAGGCATTGCAAGACGAACTGTTGAGTCTCGCCGATCGCGCAGACCGCGAAGCATACGCGATGGATTTCCGCCTGCTCTTTGATAGCGAAAGAAAGCTCCTGCACATCGGTTACCACGTCACCGCGGACAAGGCGGATCCACACTATTACGACCTTCTGGCATCCGAAGCCCGGCTGGCGAGCTACTTCGCCATCATCAAGCGCGACGTGCCGGAGTCTCATTGGTATGCGCTCGGACGGCCGATGACCCGTGTGGATGGCGGTCCCACCCTCCTCTCTTGGGGGGGTACGATGTTCGAGTACCTCATGCCGTCGCTCCTCATGCGGAGTCGTAAGGGCACCTTGATCGAGCAGAGCACCGAGCTCGCGGTCAAAGCTCAGATGGCTTATGCGGCCGCGAACGGCGTGCCTTGGGGCATCTCCGAATCGGCATACGCTCGGCTCGATGCACACCAGACCTATCAATATCGGTCCTTCGGCGTTCCCGGTCTTGGCTTCCAACGCGAGCTCGAAGACGATCTCACCATCACGCCCTACGCCTCAGTCCTTGCCATGTCCATCCGGCCAAGAGACGTGGCCCAAAACGTCGCACGTCTCTACTCGATGGGAATGGGAGGAACCTACGGGCTCTACGAGGCGATCGATTTTCTTCCGGAACCCCCTTTAGGGAGCACCACACAGTCGTACGCGATCGTGCGGTCGTACATGGCGCACCATCAGGGGATGCTGCTCATGGCGCTCAACAACTATCTCAACGGACAAATCATGGTGGAGCGCTTTCATGCAGAGCCCCTCGTGAGTTCGGGAGAAATGCTGCTCAACGAGCGGGCACCCACTGCTACGCCCGCCGAATGGCCGCTCGCGGTGAGCACCGACCACGAAGCCGATGACGAAACGGCACCACAGCTACCCGCTTCGACCCCTTGGTCGCCTGAGGCGCAGGGAAGACCACAAGCATTCGTGTTCGGCAACGGCCGTCTCTCGACCATCCTTACTGCGCGTGGCGGCGGCGGTCTTCGCTGGCAGGGACTTGCCCTCACGCGTTACCAGCCCGACTCGACGTGCGACGGGGACGGCGTCTGGTTCTATATTCACGACAAAGACCGGGGCAATACGTGGCTTGCTACGTCAGAGCAGGGACGCACGACGTACGCTGCGCACAAAGCAGACTTCCATCAACGCGCCCATGGTATTTCGGTTCACGTCGCCATTGCGGTCGCACCCACAGACGACGTCGAGTTACGCCGAGTCACACTTCATAATGAGTCAGATCGGTCAAGGCATCTCTCGCTGACAAGCGCGGGCGAACCGGTACTGCTGAACCCAGCAGATGCGGCAACCCATCCCGCTTTCGGGCGAATGTTCATTGAGAGCGAGTATGTCGGCGAGCTCGATGCCCTCGTCTTTACGCGCCGCCTCCGGTCCGATAAGGAGGGTCGCGCGGTTCTCGTGCATCGCCTGGTATGGGAGAGCAGCGCGGTCAAGTTTGGGGGCTACCAGACCGATCGTTCCGACTTCTTCGGGCGCTGCAGAGGTGCGCGGGAGCCCCGCTGGCTCGCCGAGGATGCGAGAACGAGTCGCGGTCGCGTCGGAGATGTGATCGATCCTTGGCTCGCACTCACTGCGGATGTGACGCTCGCACCCAATCAATCAGCCACCTTTGCGTTCGTCACCACGGTTGCCCGATCGCGGAGCACGGCGGTCGCGCTCGCCGCCCAATACGGTTCGATGCAGGCCGTTCGGTGGGCCTTCCAGGATGCAAAAAGGCAGAGTCCCGCTAGGCTGGCGCGCGCTGGGATTGACCCAGATCTCTTGCCCCCGGTGCAACGACTGCTGTCAGCCATCTTGTTCGTCGACCCCACGTTCCGGGCACAATCAGGAGCCGGTCCGAATGCCGACGCGCCTCGCCCGTGCAAGAACGCGTTCTGGGGACAAGGGATCTCAGGTGACCTCCCCATTGTCGTCATGCGAGTCCATGAGCCCGTCGCTAAGCTCGTCCACGACGTCGTCTTGGCGCAGCGATATCTCCGCTCGTGCGGGGTTGCGTTGGACCTCGTCATCATGGACGAAGAGCCCTCGGGGTACCTCACAGACGGTGTGGGGACTTTGCGTAACGCACTGGCGCAGCTCGATGTGGACGGCTGGCTCGACAGACGCGGAGGCATCCACGTGCTGTCTGTCGATCGACTCGATGACCAGGCATCTCGCCGCCTTTTGGCGACCGCGAGAGCTGTCTTCGATACGCGTAAGGGCTCTTTGGCGGACCAAACGGGACGACATAGACATCGCCCACCGGGACTTCCGCGCTTCGAGCCAACTTTGGTTCGCGAAACAATCGCGCCACCTGGCCTCGCTCGCGCGGCTCTGCTTTTTGACAATGGGATCGGCGGCTTTTCCGAGGACGGCCAGGAGTACATCATCCCCGTCCACCCAGGCCAACCGACGCCAGCGCCGTGGTGCAACGTTCTTGCAAATCCGGAGTTCGGCTGTATCGTTAGCGAGTCTTCACTAGGCTCGACCTGGTCTGAGAACGCCGGCGAGAATCGTCTTACGCCTTGGCGAAATGACCCGGTGTTTGATACCCCGTCCGAGGTTCTCTACCTAAGAGACGAGGAAACCGCTGCGGTATGGTCGGCGACGCCACTGCCGGCGGGGGGCGATGTCGAAACAAGGGTTCATCATGGCATCGGATACACCACCTACGTGCGCGAAAGCCACGGCCTGAAACAGGAGCTCACGATCTTTGTGCCGCAGAATGCATCGCTCAAGGTCGCCCGACTTCGACTGAAGAATACGCGTCCCCGTCACCGTCGTATCACGGCGACCTATTACGCCGAGTGGGTGCTCGGAGCCTTGCGCGAAGAACAAAACGCCTACATTGAATCCGAGCTTGAACGGGACAACGCTTGCCTGCTCGCCACATGCGATTGGAATGCCGAGTTTGCGGGGCGCTTCGCCTTCCTCGCTTCCGAACTCGAGGTGCACGGATTCACGACGGACCGGACCGAGTTTTTGGGTCGTTCGGGCAACTACGCGCTCCCGGACGCCCTCACGCGCTGGGGCCTGAGTGGCAGCGTGGAAAACGGCGGTGATTCCTGCGGAGCGTTGCAAGTGCACGTTGAACTCGGCGCAGCAGAGGGGTTACACGACGAAGTCGTAACCCATTTTGTGCTGGGACAGGCGCCTTCGCGGGCCGAGGCCATTGCCATGGCCCGCCGTTTCAGACGAAAAGAAGCAGTCGATGCTGCGTGGCACGAGCTGGGCCCATTTTGGGATGACCTGCTGGGAAGCATCCGCGTAAAGACTCCTTCGCCGTCGATGGATCTCTTGCTCAATCGGTGGCTTCTTTATCAAACGGTGTCATCGCGTATCTTCGGTCGGACGGCTTTCTATCAATCGAGCGGTGCATTCGGATTCCGGGATCAGCTCCAGGACGTGCTCGCCCTGCTCCACACGGCGCCTGACCGCGCACGCGCACACATCCTAGACGCCGCGGCGCATCAATTCGAGGAAGGCGACGTCCTCCATTGGTGGCACCCGCCCTCGGGGCGTGGCGTGCGGACACGATGCTCCGATGACATGGCATGGCTTCCGTATGTCACCGCCAGCTACGTCGCGGCCACGGGCGATGAATCCATCTTATCGGAACGCGTCCCCTTCCTGAAGGGCGAACCGCTAACTGACAACGAGCATGATCGCTATGCTGAATTTCCGAAATCCCCCGAGGTAAAATCCTTGCTCGAACACTGCCGTCGGGCGCTTTATCGCGCACTGACCTCAGGAGCGCATGGGCTGCCGCTGATGGCAGGCGGCGACTGGAACGACGGCATGAATCGGGTTGGGGAGAAAGGCCACGGTGAGAGCGTTTGGTTGGCATGGTTTCTCTGCGCCACGATGAACCGCTTTGCAGACGTATGTGAAAGCGCCCAATCCACCCCTGCCGAGGCCTCAGAATGGCGCGTGCGTGCCGAGTCGCTAAGGGCCGCCATCGAGGCGAGCGCATGGGATGGGGGATGGTACGTCCGTGCCTTCCATGACGATGGGTCGCTTGTGGGATCAAAAACTGAGCGCGAATGCACGATTGATTCGATTGCGCAATCGTGGGCGGTGCTTTCTGCGGTTGGCGATGAAGAGCGAGCGAAGATCGCAATGCGCGCCGCGGAAGAACAACTCGTGCGTGAGAAGGATCGACTCGTTTTGCTGCTTCGTCCCCCGTTTGACGTGACCGTGCACGACCCTGGCTACATCCGTTCCTACCCTCCTGGCGTCCGGGAGAACGGCGGGCAATACACCCACGCGGCCACGTGGCTCGGCTGGGCCCATGCGGCGCTTGGGGACGGCCACGGCGCGGCGCGAATTTTCGACCTCATCAATCCCATATTGTGCACCCAGAGCCTCGTCGATTCTGAGCGCTATCGAGCCGAGCCCTACGTTCTGGCCGGCGATGTCTATAGCAACAAATCCTGGGTGGGTCGCGGAGGCTGGAGTTGGTATACGGGCTCCGCAGCATGGGCTTACCGTCTGGGTATCGAAGCGATTCTCGGCCTTCGCAAAGAAAATGGTCAACTTTGTATTGACCCGTGTATTCCTCCTGAGTGGAAGGGTTTCGAGGCATGGATCCGCCTGGGCGTCGAGGAGGTACACATCGTAGTCGAGAATCCAGACGCAGTAAGCCGTGGCATTTCGAGCATCATGCTTGACGGTATCCCTCTCGATTCAAATCGTCTCGACCCTAGCTCAATATCCGGGAAGAGCTCGCATGAGGTTCGGGTGCGGCTGGGGGGGATTGGGCAGGGGCTAGGTGCATCAATCGTGCGACGAAGCGATTGCACGGCATAG